The Orcinus orca chromosome 16, mOrcOrc1.1, whole genome shotgun sequence genome includes a window with the following:
- the PRELID3B gene encoding PRELI domain containing protein 3B isoform X2, giving the protein MKIWTSEHVFDHPWETVTTAAMQKYPNPMNPSVVGVDVLDRHVDLSGKLHSHRLLSTEWGLPSIVKSLIGAARTKTYVQEHSVVDPVEKTMELKSTNISFTNMVSVDERLIYKPHPQDPGKTVLTQEAIITVKGVSLGSYLEGLMASTISSNANKGREAMEWVIHKLNAEIEELTASARGSIRTPMAAAAFVEK; this is encoded by the exons CCACCCATGGGAAACTGTTACAACAGCTGCAATGCAGAAATACCCAAACCCTATGAACCCAAGTGTGGTTGGAGTTGATGTATTGGACAGACACGTAGATCTCTCTGGAAAGTTGCACAGCCATAGACTTCTCAGCACAGAGTGGGGACTGCCTTCTATTGTGAAATCT CTTATTGGTGCAGCAAGAACCAAAACATATGTGCAAGAACATTCTGTAGTGGATCCTGTAGAGAAAACAATGGAACTTAAATCTACTAAT atttcatttacaaatatggTTTCAGTAGATGAGAGACTTATATACAAACCACATCCTCAAGACCCAGGAAa AACTGTTTTGACTCAAGAAGCCATAATTACCGTGAAAGGGGTCAGTCTCGGCAGTTACCTCGAAGGCCTGATGGCAAGCACGATATCGTCAAATGCCAATAAA ggccgAGAAGCAATGGAGTGGGTAATACATAAATTAAATGCTGAAATTGAGGAATTGACGGCTTCGGCAAGAGGGAGCATAAGGACACCAATGGCAGCAGCAGCATTTGTGGAGAAATGA
- the PRELID3B gene encoding PRELI domain containing protein 3B isoform X1 — MFINICWLGRNVCHPWETVTTAAMQKYPNPMNPSVVGVDVLDRHVDLSGKLHSHRLLSTEWGLPSIVKSLIGAARTKTYVQEHSVVDPVEKTMELKSTNISFTNMVSVDERLIYKPHPQDPGKTVLTQEAIITVKGVSLGSYLEGLMASTISSNANKGREAMEWVIHKLNAEIEELTASARGSIRTPMAAAAFVEK, encoded by the exons CCACCCATGGGAAACTGTTACAACAGCTGCAATGCAGAAATACCCAAACCCTATGAACCCAAGTGTGGTTGGAGTTGATGTATTGGACAGACACGTAGATCTCTCTGGAAAGTTGCACAGCCATAGACTTCTCAGCACAGAGTGGGGACTGCCTTCTATTGTGAAATCT CTTATTGGTGCAGCAAGAACCAAAACATATGTGCAAGAACATTCTGTAGTGGATCCTGTAGAGAAAACAATGGAACTTAAATCTACTAAT atttcatttacaaatatggTTTCAGTAGATGAGAGACTTATATACAAACCACATCCTCAAGACCCAGGAAa AACTGTTTTGACTCAAGAAGCCATAATTACCGTGAAAGGGGTCAGTCTCGGCAGTTACCTCGAAGGCCTGATGGCAAGCACGATATCGTCAAATGCCAATAAA ggccgAGAAGCAATGGAGTGGGTAATACATAAATTAAATGCTGAAATTGAGGAATTGACGGCTTCGGCAAGAGGGAGCATAAGGACACCAATGGCAGCAGCAGCATTTGTGGAGAAATGA
- the ATP5F1E gene encoding ATP synthase subunit epsilon, mitochondrial: MVAYWRQAGLSYIRYSQICAKAVRDALKTGFKANTEKTSGSSIKIVKVKKE; the protein is encoded by the exons ATGGTGGCGTACTGGCGACAAGCTGGACTCAG CTACATCCGATACTCCCAGATCTGTGCAAAAGCAGTGAGGGATGCACTGAAGACGGGATTCAAAGCAAACACCGAGAAGACTTCTGGCAGCagcataaaaattgtgaaagtgAAAAAGGAATAA
- the TUBB1 gene encoding tubulin beta-1 chain, with protein MREIVHIQIGQCGNQIGAKFWEVIGEEHGIDWAGSYRGDSALQLERVSVYYNEAHGKKYVPRAVLVDLEPGTMDSIRSSRLGALFQPDSFVHGNSGAGNNWAKGHYTEGAELVESVLDAVRAEAEGCDCLQGFQLVHSLGGGTGSGMGTLLLGKIREEYPDRILNSFSVMPSPKVSDTVVEPYNAVLSVHQLLQNSDACFCIDNEALYDICFRTLRLATPTYGDLNHLVSLTMSGVTTSLRFPGQLNADLRKLAVNMVPFPRLHFFMPGFAPLTAQGSQQYRALSVAELTQQMFDARNTMAACDPRRGRYLTVACIFRGRMSTKEVDAQLLAVQTRSSGCFVEWIPNNVKVAVCDIPPRGLSMAATFIGNSTAIQELFSRISEHFSAMFKRKAFVHWYTGEGMDINEFAEAESNIQDLVSEYQQLQDAEAVPEEKEEVGGEAEREPGDKGH; from the exons ATGCGTGAGATCGTACACATTCAGATCGGCCAGTGTGGCAACCAGATCGGAGCCAAG TTCTGGGAGGTGATTGGCGAGGAGCATGGGATCGACTGGGCCGGAAGCTACCGCGGGGACAGCGCCCTGCAGCTGGAGAGGGTCAGCGTGTACTACAACGAGGCCCATG GTAAGAAATACGTGCCCCGAGCAGTCCTGGTGGACCTGGAACCCGGGACCATGGACAGCATCCGATCCAGCCGACTGGGGGCCCTCTTCCAACCGGACAGCTTTGTCCACG GTAACTCTGGGGCCGGCAACAACTGGGCCAAGGGCCACTACACGGAGGGGGCCGAGCTGGTGGAGAGCGTGCTGGACGCGGTGCGCGCCGAGGCCGAGGGCTGCGACTGCCTGCAGGGCTTCCAGCTCGTGCACTCGCTGGGCGGGGGCACGGGCTCGGGGATGGGCACGCTGCTCCTGGGCAAGATCCGCGAGGAGTACCCCGACCGCATCCTCAACTCCTTCAGCGTGATGCCCTCGCCCAAGGTGTCGGACACGGTGGTGGAGCCCTACAACGCCGTGCTGTCCGTGCACCAGCTCCTGCAGAACTCGGACGCCTGCTTCTGCATCGACAACGAGGCCCTCTATGACATCTGCTTCCGCACCCTCCGGCTGGCCACGCCCACCTATGGCGACCTCAACCACCTGGTGTCCCTGACCATGAGCGGCGTCACCACGTCGCTGCGCTTCCCAGGCCAGCTCAACGCCGACCTGCGCAAGCTGGCTGTGAACATGGTGCCCTTCCCGCGCCTGCACTTCTTCATGCCCGGCTTCGCGCCGCTCACGGCCCAGGGCAGCCAGCAGTACCGCGCGCTCTCAGTGGCCGAGCTCACCCAACAGATGTTCGACGCCCGCAACACCATGGCCGCCTGCGACCCCCGCCGCGGCCGCTACCTGACTGTGGCCTGCATCTTCCGGGGGAGGATGTCCACCAAGGAGGTGGACGCGCAGCTGCTCGCCGTGCAGACCAGGAGCAGCGGCTGCTTCGTGGAGTGGATCCCCAACAACGTCAAGGTGGCCGTGTGCGACATCCCGCCCCGGGGGCTGAGCATGGCGGCCACCTTCATCGGCAACAGCACGGCCATCCAGGAGCTCTTCAGCAGGATTTCTGAGCACTTCTCGGCCATGTTCAAGAGGAAGGCCTTCGTGCACTGGTACACGGGCGAGGGGATGGACATCAATGAGTTTGCCGAAGCCGAGAGTAATATCCAGGATTTGGTGTCCGAGTACCAACAGCTTCAAGATGCCGAAGCAGTTccggaggagaaggaggaggtcgGGGGCGAGGCAGAAAGGGAACCAGGAGATAAGGGACATTAA